The proteins below are encoded in one region of Myxococcales bacterium:
- a CDS encoding isoprenylcysteine carboxylmethyltransferase family protein, translated as MTLRAWIVTLLPLIGVATLVFVFGGGEWTALRALGLGASVVGFALLTLARLQLGSAFSLSPRASKLVTTGLYARLRHPVYVFSLLGISGLILYFGELTLLAVVPVIALAQLVRARREDRVLEQHFGDEYRAYRDKTWF; from the coding sequence ATGACGCTTCGCGCTTGGATCGTCACACTCTTGCCACTCATCGGAGTGGCCACGCTCGTGTTCGTGTTCGGCGGTGGCGAGTGGACCGCTCTGCGCGCGCTCGGACTCGGCGCGAGCGTCGTGGGGTTCGCGCTCTTGACCTTGGCGCGGCTCCAGCTTGGTTCGGCCTTCTCGCTCTCGCCGCGCGCGTCGAAGCTGGTGACCACTGGGCTCTACGCGCGCCTGCGCCACCCGGTCTACGTCTTTTCGTTGCTCGGCATCAGCGGTCTGATTCTGTACTTCGGCGAGCTCACGCTCCTGGCAGTCGTGCCGGTCATCGCGCTCGCTCAGCTCGTGCGGGCGCGCCGCGAAGATCGCGTGCTCGAGCAACACTTCGGCGACGAGTACCGCGCCTACCGCGACAAGACCTGGTTCTGA
- a CDS encoding ABC transporter ATP-binding protein, giving the protein MSVVVRGLVKQFSGPDAPPAVAGVSFEAKTGAITALLGPSGSGKSTLLRLIAGLELPDAGSIEIAGRDVTRMSARERGVGLVFQSYALFGHMTVHDNIGFGLRLRKRPKAEIHARVGELLRLVQLEAYADRYPIQLSGGQRQRVALARALATEPRLLLLDEPFGALDTKVRVELRDRLLELHEKTGVTTLLVTHDQEEAFDLAAHVVLLEAGKVAQAGAPNELYDHPASAFVAEFLGGANVLKGQVDGGRARVAEHSIGAPSDAPEGARFNAFVRPRDVRVLRVADAAETSVSLARVQRLTRVGSTVKVTLELPSGDPISVHLSQKESDDLGLRLGDNVHVDLLAAKVFLEDYAI; this is encoded by the coding sequence ATGAGTGTGGTCGTGAGGGGGCTCGTGAAGCAGTTCTCGGGGCCGGATGCGCCGCCGGCGGTGGCGGGCGTGAGCTTCGAAGCCAAGACGGGCGCGATCACCGCGCTGCTTGGGCCGTCGGGCTCGGGCAAGTCCACCCTGCTGCGCCTGATCGCCGGACTCGAGCTGCCGGACGCGGGCAGCATCGAAATAGCCGGCCGAGACGTGACACGAATGAGCGCGCGCGAGCGGGGGGTGGGCCTGGTGTTTCAGAGCTACGCGCTCTTCGGACACATGACGGTGCACGACAACATCGGTTTCGGGCTGCGGCTGCGCAAACGCCCCAAGGCCGAGATCCACGCGCGGGTCGGGGAGCTGCTCAGGCTCGTGCAGCTCGAGGCGTATGCGGATCGCTACCCGATCCAGCTGTCGGGTGGACAGCGGCAACGCGTGGCCTTGGCCCGGGCGCTCGCGACCGAACCGCGACTGCTCCTCCTGGACGAGCCGTTCGGCGCCCTCGACACCAAGGTGCGAGTGGAGCTCCGTGACCGACTGCTCGAGCTCCACGAGAAGACCGGTGTGACCACGCTGCTCGTCACCCACGACCAAGAAGAGGCCTTCGATCTCGCGGCGCACGTCGTCCTGCTCGAGGCGGGCAAGGTCGCTCAGGCCGGCGCACCCAACGAGCTGTACGATCATCCTGCGAGCGCGTTCGTCGCAGAATTTTTGGGGGGAGCGAACGTGCTCAAAGGTCAAGTCGATGGCGGGCGGGCGCGGGTGGCGGAGCACAGCATCGGCGCACCGAGCGACGCGCCGGAAGGGGCACGCTTCAACGCCTTCGTCCGGCCGCGGGACGTGCGGGTGCTGCGCGTGGCCGACGCGGCGGAGACCTCCGTGTCGTTGGCCCGGGTGCAGCGGCTGACGCGGGTTGGCAGCACGGTGAAGGTCACGCTCGAGTTGCCGAGCGGGGATCCCATCAGCGTGCACCTGAGCCAGAAGGAGAGCGACGACCTGGGCCTGCGGCTCGGCGACAACGTGCACGTCGATCTGCTGGCGGCGAAGGTGTTCCTGGAGGACTACGCCATTTGA
- the cysW gene encoding sulfate ABC transporter permease subunit CysW, which yields MAGLIAARGVAGRPRPRRVSARALGVRLVALGFLGSFLLVPLATVFYSAFARGMSRYFEALLTPATLSAAWLTLVTALIAVPLNTVFGIAAAWLLAKYDFRGKTLVLTLIDVPFSVSPVIAGLLFVLLFGARGVFGPWLAAHDVRIIFALPAIVLATCFVTFPLVAREVLSVMQAQGSDEEESALTLGASGWQVFWHVTLPKIRWGLFYGVVLCNARAMGEFGAVSVVSGHIRGQTNTLPLHVEVLYNEYDFVGAFAVASLLALLALVTLGAKRALEWRLTRADASARAEAAR from the coding sequence ATGGCCGGGTTGATCGCAGCGCGCGGCGTTGCTGGCCGTCCTCGACCGCGCCGGGTCAGCGCCCGCGCCCTCGGCGTGCGGCTGGTGGCACTCGGATTTCTCGGCTCGTTCTTGCTCGTGCCCCTGGCCACGGTCTTCTATTCGGCGTTTGCCCGGGGCATGTCGCGTTATTTCGAGGCCCTGCTCACACCCGCGACGCTGTCCGCGGCATGGCTCACGCTCGTGACCGCACTGATCGCCGTGCCCCTCAACACGGTCTTCGGCATTGCGGCGGCCTGGCTGCTCGCAAAGTACGATTTTCGCGGCAAGACACTGGTGCTGACTTTGATCGACGTGCCGTTCAGTGTGTCACCGGTGATCGCCGGGCTCTTGTTCGTGCTCTTGTTCGGAGCGCGCGGTGTGTTCGGCCCCTGGCTCGCTGCCCACGACGTGCGCATCATCTTTGCACTCCCGGCCATCGTGCTGGCGACCTGTTTTGTCACGTTTCCGCTAGTGGCCAGAGAGGTGCTCTCGGTCATGCAGGCTCAAGGCAGCGATGAAGAGGAGTCGGCACTGACCCTGGGCGCGAGCGGATGGCAGGTCTTCTGGCACGTCACGTTGCCGAAGATCCGCTGGGGGCTCTTTTACGGCGTGGTGCTGTGCAACGCGCGCGCGATGGGTGAGTTCGGTGCCGTGTCAGTGGTGTCAGGGCACATTCGCGGTCAGACGAACACGCTGCCCCTGCACGTCGAGGTGCTCTACAACGAGTACGACTTCGTCGGCGCGTTTGCTGTCGCTTCCTTGCTCGCGCTCCTGGCCTTGGTGACGCTGGGTGCCAAGCGCGCGCTCGAGTGGCGACTCACGCGCGCCGACGCCAGCGCTCGCGCGGAGGCGGCCCGATGA
- the cysT gene encoding sulfate ABC transporter permease subunit CysT, with the protein MAGVSLRRSGLLPGFGLSFGTVGAYLGLLVLVPLGALMLRTSSVGWRGLWEITTDARALAAFRLSFGAALTSATLNAFFGVVVAWVLVRQRFFGHALVNALVDLPFALPTAVAGIALTQVYSPHGVFGAPLRALGVKAAFSELGVVIALTFVGLPFVVRTVQPVLEELDPALEEAAATLGATPFQTFRLVVFPALAPAMLTGFGLAFARALGEYGSVVFISGNMPLRTEIVPLLIATKLEQYDYAAATALATVMLALSLTVLASVNLLGRWLRRGRV; encoded by the coding sequence ATGGCAGGCGTCTCACTGCGTCGTTCGGGCCTGCTCCCGGGGTTTGGCCTCTCCTTCGGCACTGTCGGCGCCTACCTCGGCCTGCTCGTGCTCGTGCCCCTCGGCGCGCTGATGCTGAGAACCAGCAGCGTGGGTTGGCGGGGGCTATGGGAAATCACCACGGACGCTCGCGCTCTCGCCGCCTTCCGCTTGAGCTTCGGGGCCGCCCTCACCAGCGCGACGCTGAACGCCTTCTTCGGTGTGGTCGTGGCGTGGGTCCTGGTGAGGCAGCGCTTCTTCGGCCACGCGCTGGTCAACGCCCTGGTCGATCTGCCCTTCGCGCTGCCAACGGCGGTCGCCGGCATCGCGTTGACGCAGGTCTATTCACCCCACGGTGTGTTCGGTGCACCGCTCAGAGCGCTGGGTGTGAAAGCGGCCTTCAGCGAGCTCGGTGTGGTGATCGCGCTGACCTTCGTCGGTCTCCCGTTCGTCGTCCGCACCGTGCAGCCGGTCCTCGAAGAGCTCGACCCGGCGCTGGAGGAGGCGGCTGCGACTCTCGGTGCGACGCCGTTTCAGACCTTTCGACTGGTCGTCTTTCCGGCCCTCGCCCCGGCCATGCTCACGGGCTTCGGGCTGGCGTTTGCGCGCGCTCTCGGTGAGTACGGTTCGGTGGTCTTCATCTCCGGCAACATGCCGCTCCGCACCGAGATCGTGCCGCTGCTCATCGCAACCAAGCTCGAGCAGTACGACTACGCCGCGGCCACGGCCCTGGCGACGGTGATGCTGGCGCTCAGCCTCACGGTGCTCGCGAGCGTGAACCTGCTCGGGCGCTGGTTGCGCCGCGGGAGAGTGTGA
- a CDS encoding sulfate ABC transporter substrate-binding protein, with protein MTRLRARFVLFAALSAAWLACGCGQKPREVTLLNVSYDPTWRFYTDVNQAFARHWFDARGVKVKFAQSHGGSGKQARSVIEGLDADVVTLALGYDVDALHDQAQLLPKTWQARLPMNSAPYTSTIVFMVRRGNPKQIRDWDDLVREDVEVITPNPKTSGGARWNYLAAWGYALHRPDGSPARARELVEKLYRRVPVLDSGARGSTTTFAERGIGDVLIAWESEALLAVERFGENELELVVPSESILAEPPVAVVDVYADKHGTREIAEAYLKFLYTPEGQELAARHHFRPRDSAVLARHADQFRPLRLFTVAEIAGDWRTAQKTHFAEGAIFDRVYQPKG; from the coding sequence ATGACACGCCTGCGCGCCCGGTTTGTGCTCTTCGCGGCCTTGTCGGCGGCATGGTTGGCCTGCGGTTGCGGCCAGAAACCTCGCGAGGTCACGCTGCTCAACGTCTCGTACGACCCGACCTGGCGTTTCTACACCGACGTGAACCAAGCCTTCGCTCGACACTGGTTCGACGCGCGCGGTGTGAAGGTGAAGTTTGCGCAGTCCCACGGCGGCTCGGGCAAACAAGCGCGCTCGGTGATCGAGGGCCTCGATGCGGACGTGGTCACCCTGGCCCTCGGTTACGACGTCGACGCGCTGCACGATCAGGCACAGCTTCTGCCCAAGACCTGGCAGGCGCGCCTGCCGATGAATAGCGCGCCGTACACCTCCACCATCGTGTTCATGGTGCGGCGCGGGAACCCGAAACAGATCCGGGACTGGGATGACCTCGTGCGCGAAGACGTCGAGGTGATCACCCCGAACCCGAAGACCTCGGGTGGCGCGCGTTGGAACTATCTGGCGGCGTGGGGCTACGCGCTGCATCGGCCCGACGGCAGCCCTGCAAGAGCCCGGGAGCTAGTGGAGAAGTTGTATCGCCGGGTTCCGGTGCTGGACTCGGGCGCGCGGGGTTCGACCACCACCTTCGCCGAGCGCGGGATCGGGGACGTGCTGATCGCCTGGGAGAGTGAGGCGCTCTTGGCGGTCGAGCGTTTTGGTGAGAACGAGCTCGAGCTCGTCGTGCCATCCGAGAGCATCCTCGCGGAGCCGCCGGTCGCAGTGGTCGATGTGTACGCCGACAAACACGGCACACGGGAGATCGCCGAGGCGTACCTGAAGTTCCTCTACACCCCGGAGGGACAAGAGCTGGCCGCCAGGCACCACTTTCGACCGCGGGACTCGGCGGTGCTGGCGCGGCATGCGGACCAATTCCGTCCCCTGCGACTGTTCACCGTCGCCGAGATCGCGGGCGACTGGCGGACGGCCCAGAAGACCCACTTCGCGGAGGGCGCGATCTTCGATCGCGTCTACCAACCCAAGGGTTAG
- a CDS encoding helix-turn-helix transcriptional regulator: MALGRKARARPATVARSKRPAPAGPEGREEAPAVADLTPTVAGNLKRFRAERGWSLQRLADESGVSRAMLGQIELERSAPTINVLWKIASALAVPFSALLSQSESATLTVLPRNQARILRSRDGKFASRALFPADHPRNVEFYELRLAPRSAEHAEAHASGIMENLVVASGNLELLIGSERRLLRPGDAIFFRADSPHVYRNTGASEVVIYLVMTYARQ; encoded by the coding sequence ATGGCCCTCGGCAGAAAGGCGCGCGCCCGCCCCGCGACCGTCGCCCGCTCGAAACGCCCCGCACCGGCAGGCCCCGAGGGCCGCGAGGAGGCGCCGGCGGTTGCAGATCTGACGCCGACCGTGGCCGGCAACCTGAAACGCTTCCGCGCCGAGCGCGGTTGGTCGCTGCAACGGCTCGCCGATGAGAGCGGTGTGAGTCGAGCCATGCTCGGTCAGATCGAGCTCGAGCGCAGCGCCCCGACCATCAACGTGCTGTGGAAGATCGCGAGCGCGCTCGCGGTTCCCTTCTCTGCCCTCTTGAGCCAGTCCGAGTCGGCCACGCTGACGGTGCTGCCGAGAAATCAAGCCCGCATCTTGCGCTCCCGCGACGGGAAGTTCGCGTCGCGCGCGCTGTTCCCGGCGGACCATCCGCGCAACGTCGAGTTCTACGAGTTGCGCCTCGCGCCGCGCTCGGCCGAGCACGCCGAGGCGCACGCCTCGGGCATTATGGAGAACCTCGTGGTCGCCAGCGGGAATCTCGAGCTGCTGATCGGCTCGGAGCGCCGGCTCTTGCGCCCAGGCGACGCCATCTTCTTTCGCGCCGATTCACCCCACGTGTATCGCAACACCGGGGCCTCCGAGGTCGTGATCTACCTGGTCATGACCTACGCCCGGCAGTGA
- a CDS encoding cysteine desulfurase — MREPIYLDHNATTPIAPEVRDAMLPYLSEHFGNPSSGHVYGQRARAAVEHARSQVARLIECDADEIVFTSGGTEANNLAIFGAIEAAPRRRGVVTSVIEHPATSAPCDWLEQHGHAVTRLPVDAHGRTLLPAAEGAIGAETCIVTVMHSHNETGVLQPIDELTRLTKRAGALMHTDAAQSVGKVPVSVRALGVDLLSIAGHKLYAPKGVGALFVKQGTALAPLSLGASHERGLRPGTENVPGIVALGRAAELAGSSLGEAEARTRGLRDELFTRLVSAIPGLVLYGHPALRLPNTLFLRFPAVSGPALLAATPDVAASTGSACHDGQTAGAQVLLEMGVLPADAVGTVRLTLGRSTRIEDVTRAADALTLAWRSLASSGRSGP, encoded by the coding sequence ATGCGCGAGCCCATTTATCTGGACCACAACGCCACGACGCCGATCGCCCCGGAGGTCCGGGACGCGATGCTGCCGTACCTGTCCGAGCACTTCGGCAATCCGTCGAGCGGCCACGTCTACGGACAGCGCGCTCGGGCTGCGGTTGAGCACGCTCGCAGCCAGGTTGCCCGCCTGATCGAGTGCGACGCCGACGAGATCGTGTTCACCTCCGGCGGCACCGAAGCCAACAATCTGGCGATCTTCGGCGCCATCGAGGCGGCTCCCAGGCGGCGTGGCGTCGTCACGAGCGTGATCGAACACCCGGCCACGTCGGCGCCTTGTGACTGGCTCGAACAGCATGGGCACGCGGTCACTCGGCTCCCCGTCGACGCCCACGGTCGCACGCTACTGCCAGCCGCTGAGGGCGCCATCGGAGCCGAGACCTGCATCGTCACGGTCATGCACTCCCACAACGAGACCGGCGTGCTGCAGCCCATCGATGAGCTCACTCGGCTCACCAAACGCGCCGGCGCGCTGATGCACACCGACGCGGCACAATCGGTTGGCAAGGTCCCCGTCTCGGTTCGCGCGCTGGGTGTCGATCTGCTCTCGATCGCAGGCCACAAACTCTACGCACCGAAGGGGGTCGGCGCTCTGTTCGTGAAGCAGGGCACAGCGCTGGCACCGCTGTCACTCGGCGCCTCCCACGAGCGCGGGCTTCGACCCGGGACCGAGAACGTCCCCGGCATCGTCGCCCTGGGCAGAGCCGCGGAGCTGGCAGGCAGCTCTCTCGGCGAGGCCGAAGCGCGCACGCGCGGCCTTCGCGACGAGCTGTTCACACGCCTGGTTTCCGCCATCCCGGGCCTCGTGCTCTACGGCCACCCGGCGCTCCGCCTGCCCAACACCCTCTTCCTGCGGTTCCCCGCTGTCAGCGGGCCGGCCCTGCTCGCGGCAACACCCGACGTGGCGGCTTCAACCGGCTCCGCATGCCACGACGGGCAGACCGCCGGGGCGCAAGTACTGCTCGAAATGGGCGTGCTGCCCGCCGACGCGGTGGGCACGGTGCGGCTGACTCTGGGGCGCTCCACGCGCATCGAGGACGTGACCCGCGCCGCCGACGCCCTGACCTTGGCGTGGCGAAGTCTCGCGTCCAGTGGCCGCTCTGGGCCATGA
- a CDS encoding serine/threonine protein kinase: protein MDEQTLAPGTVIGNRYRLEALIGQGAFSEVYRATDLKDGAGVALKVLSRESVDAAGLDRFRREAELATRLKHENTIRLLAFNLRTGPVPFIVYELLDGETLQSLMKREGPLGEARAANITMRVLNSLLEAHEVGIIHRDIKPENVFVCSAESRTGSVKVLDFGIAKSVEAAEVQVTAAGILIGTPRYMPPEQIRGADPIPAMDIYATGVMLAEMLSGEPVLTCSAAEACLEQLRAERLPFPAFLGPSRLGEVIWRATDKELATRYSTVNEMLGELERVYPLLSPAPLVTRTAPDEGARVSYVPTTVMENPERQTDDRHLPTDPGPAPAPARRSASWLVAAALLFLSAIALTAYGIYWVRTTGAL, encoded by the coding sequence GTGGACGAACAGACCCTCGCCCCCGGCACGGTGATCGGGAACCGTTATCGGCTCGAGGCACTCATTGGACAGGGTGCGTTCAGTGAGGTGTATCGCGCGACGGATCTGAAAGACGGCGCGGGCGTGGCCTTGAAGGTGCTGTCGCGAGAGAGCGTCGACGCCGCTGGGCTCGATCGATTTCGCCGGGAAGCGGAGCTCGCGACCCGGCTCAAACACGAGAACACGATCCGTTTGCTCGCCTTCAACCTGCGCACGGGACCGGTGCCCTTCATCGTCTATGAGCTGCTTGATGGAGAGACGCTCCAGAGTCTCATGAAGCGCGAGGGTCCGCTCGGCGAAGCGCGGGCCGCAAACATCACCATGCGCGTGCTGAACAGTCTTCTGGAAGCGCACGAGGTGGGCATCATCCACCGGGACATCAAACCCGAGAACGTGTTCGTGTGCTCCGCCGAGAGCCGAACGGGCAGCGTCAAGGTCCTCGACTTTGGCATCGCAAAGAGCGTCGAGGCGGCGGAGGTGCAGGTCACCGCCGCGGGCATCTTGATCGGCACACCCCGCTACATGCCGCCCGAGCAGATCCGCGGCGCCGATCCGATCCCCGCGATGGACATCTATGCAACGGGAGTGATGCTCGCCGAGATGCTGAGCGGCGAGCCGGTGCTCACGTGTTCGGCGGCCGAGGCCTGCCTCGAGCAACTTCGAGCGGAGCGCCTGCCTTTTCCCGCGTTTCTCGGGCCCTCGCGCCTCGGTGAGGTGATCTGGCGCGCCACCGACAAGGAGCTCGCAACCCGCTACTCGACCGTGAACGAGATGCTCGGTGAGCTCGAGCGTGTCTACCCGCTGCTCTCGCCGGCACCCCTGGTCACGCGCACGGCGCCGGACGAAGGCGCACGCGTCTCGTACGTGCCGACGACGGTGATGGAAAATCCCGAGCGGCAGACCGACGACCGCCACCTGCCGACCGACCCCGGGCCGGCGCCGGCGCCCGCCCGGCGCTCCGCCAGCTGGCTGGTCGCTGCGGCCCTGCTCTTCCTGAGCGCGATCGCCCTCACCGCCTACGGCATCTACTGGGTGAGGACCACGGGAGCGCTCTGA
- a CDS encoding phosphodiester glycosidase family protein gives MITAAVLVCSCNTKQPEPTATTAASATTAASATTAAPSASEAPALPPTLRVERKQAGGHNYQVFLPLDAEFALRLDRPSQKEKHVTLCVAGTYTSPSDQVEGVVLIDGKVVQKTPQKWGGLLIIEAGAIRVEPASKTSFSDASFALYAERRASLLQGHLLVGGDGKVTALKPSPALQRRAIASIGAGWGKHRSFLVESVEPVELAAFAADLVTLGAKAALNLDMGGWSEGWYRDSEGAVHSMGTDKSSTARQSNWLVLMGRAE, from the coding sequence GTGATCACTGCAGCAGTGCTCGTGTGTTCGTGTAACACCAAACAGCCGGAGCCGACCGCGACCACCGCGGCGAGTGCAACCACCGCGGCGAGCGCAACCACCGCGGCGCCCTCCGCGAGTGAGGCTCCGGCCCTGCCACCCACGCTGAGGGTCGAGCGAAAACAGGCAGGCGGGCACAACTATCAGGTGTTCTTGCCCCTCGACGCGGAGTTCGCGCTGCGGCTCGATCGTCCGAGCCAGAAGGAAAAACACGTGACGCTGTGTGTCGCCGGCACGTACACCAGCCCGTCCGATCAAGTGGAGGGGGTGGTGCTGATCGACGGCAAGGTCGTGCAGAAGACACCGCAGAAGTGGGGCGGACTCCTCATCATCGAGGCCGGAGCCATCCGCGTCGAGCCCGCCTCGAAGACGAGCTTCTCCGACGCCTCGTTCGCGCTGTACGCCGAGAGACGCGCCTCGCTCCTCCAGGGGCACCTGCTGGTCGGCGGCGACGGCAAGGTGACCGCGCTCAAACCGAGCCCGGCGCTTCAGCGGCGTGCGATCGCGAGCATCGGGGCGGGATGGGGAAAACACCGTTCCTTCCTGGTCGAATCCGTCGAACCCGTCGAGCTCGCCGCCTTCGCAGCCGATCTGGTCACGCTCGGGGCAAAAGCCGCGCTGAATCTGGACATGGGTGGCTGGAGCGAGGGTTGGTATCGCGACAGCGAAGGCGCGGTGCACTCCATGGGCACCGACAAATCGTCCACCGCGCGCCAATCAAACTGGTTGGTCTTGATGGGGCGCGCGGAGTGA
- a CDS encoding alpha/beta fold hydrolase codes for MLRIQYVKRGNHRIAFSLRGEPSSAPLLMIRGLARTSRHWGRIVGELEQRFRLVLIDNRGVGKSDVPLRPFTTADMADDAATVLDTLGLEQSNVLGISLGGMIAQELALRHPERVRRLVLGCTRAGGGTGKSVPWRTALELVRVMRLPAERAIRESAKLILSRDFLDQHPEVLDEWLEIARQSPPSRRGVIFQLLAAARHDTSQRISGLRVPTLLITGDADRLLDAENSRYLSRKIPGARLEFLPGAGHDFPTERATETAALLATFCLDA; via the coding sequence GTGTTGCGCATCCAGTACGTGAAGCGCGGGAATCATCGCATCGCGTTCTCCCTGCGCGGCGAGCCCAGCTCGGCGCCGCTGTTGATGATCCGCGGGCTTGCCCGCACCAGTCGTCACTGGGGCCGCATCGTGGGCGAGCTGGAGCAGCGCTTCCGCCTGGTGCTCATCGACAATCGCGGCGTCGGCAAGAGTGACGTCCCGCTGCGCCCGTTCACCACAGCCGACATGGCCGACGACGCGGCGACCGTGCTCGACACGCTCGGGCTCGAGCAGAGCAACGTGCTCGGCATCTCGCTCGGCGGCATGATCGCGCAGGAGCTCGCCTTACGCCACCCAGAGCGGGTTCGGCGCTTGGTGCTCGGATGCACACGCGCCGGCGGCGGCACGGGCAAGTCCGTCCCCTGGCGCACCGCGCTCGAGCTCGTCCGAGTCATGCGCCTGCCAGCCGAACGAGCGATCCGCGAGTCGGCCAAGCTGATCTTGTCCCGAGATTTTCTGGACCAACACCCCGAGGTGCTCGACGAGTGGCTGGAGATCGCGAGGCAATCGCCGCCCAGTCGGCGTGGGGTGATCTTTCAGCTGCTGGCCGCCGCGCGGCACGACACGAGTCAGCGCATCTCGGGCCTCCGTGTGCCGACACTGCTCATCACGGGCGACGCTGACCGCCTGCTGGACGCCGAGAACTCACGCTATTTGTCGCGCAAGATCCCCGGCGCCCGCCTCGAATTTCTACCCGGCGCCGGGCACGATTTCCCGACCGAGCGCGCCACGGAGACCGCCGCGCTGCTCGCGACGTTCTGCTTGGACGCTTGA
- a CDS encoding peptidyl-prolyl cis-trans isomerase produces the protein MAQTVVLETNLGSITLSLDEARAPKSVANFLHYVDSGHFSGTIFHRVIDGFMVQGGGYTESYERKPTIAPVENEADNGLKNLRGTLAMARTSDPHSATAQFFINVKDNASLDHKGKTDAGWGYTVFGEVSAGMDVVERMKAVKTGARGPFTKDAPLEAIVITGAKRA, from the coding sequence ATGGCACAGACGGTCGTTCTCGAAACCAATCTCGGCAGCATCACCCTCTCACTGGACGAGGCTCGCGCTCCAAAATCGGTGGCGAACTTCCTGCACTACGTCGACTCGGGGCACTTCAGCGGCACCATCTTTCATCGTGTCATCGATGGTTTCATGGTGCAGGGCGGCGGTTACACGGAGAGCTACGAGCGCAAACCGACGATCGCGCCGGTGGAGAACGAGGCGGACAATGGCCTCAAGAATCTGCGCGGCACGCTGGCCATGGCGCGCACGAGTGATCCGCACTCGGCGACGGCCCAGTTCTTCATCAACGTGAAGGACAACGCATCGCTCGACCACAAGGGCAAGACCGACGCCGGCTGGGGATACACCGTGTTCGGTGAGGTGAGCGCCGGCATGGACGTGGTCGAACGGATGAAGGCCGTGAAGACGGGCGCGCGCGGTCCGTTCACCAAAGACGCGCCGCTCGAGGCCATCGTCATCACCGGCGCCAAGCGCGCCTGA
- a CDS encoding class I SAM-dependent methyltransferase, producing MSLAQIAPTAHYTAYVWHRLGFPHAEHFATSRGRRLFWSFRAAGEWVAVVHPTLPSMSQYLELRHRCIEHALDEERPDRIVEIGAGLSRRGLTWSADRGVDYIELDLPHMVAAKRELIAARVPASVRNRASGRLRHEAVDVLGSDFEAWLKKALHGAQRPIVIAEGVLGYFELPERARVARSICNALDGRGAFLCDLRAAEGGSSVAAAAKLLRGGIWLVTRGRGIREDFSSTGAVEQYFAEASFGEAVSISVERAAPHLAALRSPGRVWRASGRVAAGER from the coding sequence ATGTCCCTCGCTCAAATCGCGCCGACCGCGCACTACACCGCCTACGTCTGGCACCGGCTTGGGTTTCCGCACGCCGAGCACTTCGCCACGTCCAGGGGCCGCCGGCTCTTCTGGTCGTTTCGCGCCGCGGGTGAATGGGTCGCGGTGGTTCACCCGACGCTGCCCTCGATGTCGCAGTACCTGGAGCTGCGCCACCGCTGCATCGAGCACGCCCTCGACGAAGAGCGGCCCGATCGCATCGTGGAGATCGGCGCGGGCCTGTCCCGCCGAGGCCTCACCTGGTCCGCGGATCGGGGCGTCGACTACATCGAGCTCGACCTGCCCCACATGGTCGCAGCCAAACGCGAGCTGATCGCCGCGCGGGTGCCGGCCTCCGTCCGCAACCGCGCGAGCGGGCGCCTGCGTCACGAGGCCGTCGACGTGCTCGGGTCGGACTTCGAAGCTTGGCTGAAAAAGGCTCTGCACGGCGCACAGCGACCGATCGTGATCGCCGAGGGAGTGCTCGGCTACTTCGAGCTGCCGGAGCGGGCGCGCGTGGCCCGGAGCATCTGCAACGCGCTCGACGGGCGCGGCGCGTTTTTGTGTGATCTGCGTGCCGCCGAGGGAGGGAGCTCGGTAGCCGCTGCTGCCAAGCTCTTGCGCGGCGGGATCTGGCTCGTCACCCGCGGGCGCGGCATCCGAGAGGATTTTTCGAGCACTGGCGCGGTCGAGCAGTATTTTGCGGAGGCAAGCTTCGGCGAGGCCGTGTCCATCTCCGTGGAGCGCGCGGCCCCGCACCTTGCGGCTCTGCGCTCACCCGGGCGTGTCTGGCGTGCGAGCGGCCGCGTGGCGGCAGGCGAGCGGTGA